In Populus nigra chromosome 10, ddPopNigr1.1, whole genome shotgun sequence, the following proteins share a genomic window:
- the LOC133704124 gene encoding zinc finger protein CONSTANS-LIKE 16-like, whose amino-acid sequence MICNKSSANAVGGKTARACDSCIKKRARWYCAADDAFLCQACDSSVHSANPLARRHERVRLKTASLKSLDLCSKENSVPSWHGGFTRKARTPRHGKAVSQSKIAETISNIPIPLVPEVGSDEISHEDNEEEHLLYRVPIFDPFVADLCASTTISNEAGAIVPAGGNVGTDQRVADSNGVESKILIGAIERRDVESLPGFLPSDMDLAEFAADMESLLGRGLENESFGMEELGLMDCKEEKEFEVKGFPLWNGKVKVEDEENASVERKAVRKCHAGIETDMAKDRIFELSFDYNSSATCGEEDEKVGIEEGDLKNTRGEYEDDDGAKRKILLSLDYEAVMTAWASQGSPWTNGNRPDFDPDERWPDCMGICGAQLHHPYGDMISGLGAHPAMVDGGREARVSRYREKRRTRLFSKKIRYEVRKLNAEKRPRMKGRFVKRTSLAGK is encoded by the exons ATGATTTGTAACAAAAGTTCGGCCAACGCTGTTGGTGGCAAAACTGCTAGAGCCTGTGATAGTTGTATAAAAAAGCGTGCTAGATGGTACTGTGCAGCTGATGATGCATTTCTTTGCCAAGCCTGTGACTCTTCAGTCCACTCTGCGAACCCATTAGCACGTAGGCATGAAAGGGTTCGCTTAAAGACTGCATCACTTAAATCTTTGGACCTATGTTCAAAGGAGAATTCTGTGCCCTCATGGCATGGAGGGTTCACTAGAAAAGCCAGGACACCAAGACATGGCAAGGCAGTGTCTCAATCAAAAATTGCAGAAACGATAAGTAATATTCCAATTCCACTCGTGCCAGAAGTGGGTTCAGATGAAATATCGCATGAAGataatgaagaagagcatcTACTTTATAGGGTTCCAATCTTTGACccttttgttgctgatttatgtGCTTCAACAACAATCTCAAATGAAGCAGGCGCAATAGTGCCAGCTGGTGGTAATGTTGGTACTGATCAAAGAGTTGCTGATTCTAATGGAGTCGAATCAAAGATTTTGATAGGTGCTATTGAAAGGAGAGATGTTGAGAGTTTGCCTGGATTTCTTCCATCTGATATGGATCTTGCAGAGTTTGCAGCTGATATGGAGAGTTTGCTTGGCAGGGGTCTTGAAAATGAGTCTTTCGGGATGGAAGAGCTGGGACTTATGgattgtaaagaagaaaaggagttcGAGGTGAAAGGGTTTCCATTATGGAACGGAAAGGTGAAGGTTGAAGATGAAGAGAATGCAAGCGTGGAAAGAAAAGCTGTTAGGAAATGTCATGCTGGTATTGAGACTGATATGGCAAAAGACAGGATTTTTGAGTTGAGCTTTGACTATAACTCTTCTGCAACTTGTGGAGAGGAAGATGAGAAGGTAGGGATTGAAGAGGGAGACTTGAAGAACACCAGGGGAGAATACGAAGATGATGATGGCGCAAAGAGGAAGATACTGCTGAGTCTGGATTATGAGGCTGTCATGACCGCTTGGGCAAGCCAAGGGTCTCCTTGGACCAATGGTAACAGGCCAGATTTCGACCCTGATGAACGTTGGCCTGACTGCatg GGTATTTGTGGAGCCCAACTTCATCATCCTTATGGAGATATGATCAGTGGACTAGGGGCACACCCTGCAATGGTGGATGGAGGGCGAGAGGCAAGAGTATCCAGGTATAGAGAGAAGCGGAGAACAAGATTGTTCTCCAAGAAAATAAGATACGAGGTCAGGAAATTGAATGCAGAGAAGAGGCCCAGGATGAAAGGGAGATTTGTTAAGAGGACAAGCTTAGCAGGAAAATAA